From one Streptomyces sp. ICC1 genomic stretch:
- a CDS encoding SWIM zinc finger family protein has product MTHAPGFTEEDLRRLAGARSFERGFGYLSAVSRLEIGDSAITATVDGTDAYEVELTEDEEGGLTGWCDCPYGQEGNFCKHCVAVGLTVLGQAEAVPRQRSAAASRTRLLDSWLESRTREELLALVREQLADNRDLRRRLELRAATAGEDAGIVRERILSLLDTRLFARHGYVEYADAHAYGRQAAEAVTALRTLTASGRSADAVEVAREALRTLGRTYGEIDDSDGLIGDVATGLAEAHLEACRNARPDPVETSEWLVRHLLDDANDAIDTDLFDYRDVLGEPGMARARELVEAAWRANPKGSAEKFLMERLLKADGGSLDALVAVHAADLAPTGHTHLVIAKELEAAGRAAEALDWAERGLRETESDWGPDEELVTFVCDRYARTGRLADVVAIRRDLLRARPSLAAYRQLRTAARAAGTWEGSERAGALEVLKAADQLNKGRWYGGSVLLDALMDDADLEAAWQTAADGYADQRQWLALADRIRDRRPADALTVYLRWIEPLRKQTGDSTYERVAELLLSARACHRTLGTEAEFATYLAALRADQKRKRKLMTTLDQHGL; this is encoded by the coding sequence GTGACACATGCTCCGGGGTTCACCGAGGAAGACCTGCGCCGGCTGGCGGGGGCGCGCTCCTTCGAGCGGGGGTTCGGCTATCTGTCCGCGGTGTCCCGGCTGGAGATCGGGGACTCCGCGATCACTGCGACCGTGGACGGCACCGACGCCTACGAGGTCGAGCTGACCGAGGACGAGGAGGGCGGGCTCACCGGCTGGTGCGACTGCCCGTACGGGCAGGAGGGGAACTTCTGCAAGCACTGCGTGGCAGTGGGCCTGACCGTCCTGGGGCAAGCCGAAGCCGTGCCTCGGCAGCGGTCGGCCGCCGCATCGCGTACCAGGTTGCTGGACTCCTGGCTGGAGTCCCGGACCCGGGAGGAGCTGCTTGCCCTGGTACGGGAACAGCTCGCCGACAACCGTGACCTGCGCCGCCGCCTGGAGCTGCGCGCGGCCACCGCCGGGGAGGACGCCGGCATCGTCCGCGAGCGCATCCTGAGCCTCCTCGACACCCGGCTCTTCGCCCGCCACGGCTACGTCGAGTACGCCGATGCCCACGCGTACGGGCGGCAGGCGGCGGAGGCGGTCACCGCCCTGCGCACGCTGACGGCGAGCGGCCGGTCGGCGGACGCGGTGGAGGTGGCCCGCGAGGCGCTCCGGACCTTGGGCAGGACGTACGGGGAGATCGACGACTCGGACGGCCTGATCGGGGACGTCGCCACCGGGCTGGCCGAGGCCCATCTGGAGGCCTGCCGGAACGCCAGACCCGACCCCGTGGAAACCTCCGAATGGCTGGTGCGCCATCTGCTGGACGACGCGAACGACGCCATTGACACGGACCTCTTCGACTACCGGGACGTACTGGGTGAGCCGGGCATGGCCCGGGCTCGCGAACTGGTGGAGGCCGCCTGGCGGGCCAACCCCAAGGGGTCGGCGGAGAAGTTCCTCATGGAGCGCCTCCTGAAGGCGGACGGCGGCAGCCTGGACGCACTGGTCGCCGTCCACGCGGCAGACCTCGCCCCGACCGGCCACACCCACCTGGTGATCGCCAAGGAGCTGGAGGCGGCGGGCCGCGCGGCAGAGGCCCTGGACTGGGCCGAACGCGGCCTGCGGGAGACCGAGTCCGACTGGGGTCCGGACGAAGAGCTGGTCACCTTCGTCTGCGACCGGTACGCGCGGACCGGCCGCCTGGCCGACGTGGTCGCGATCCGCCGGGACCTACTGCGGGCCCGCCCCTCGCTGGCCGCCTACCGGCAACTTCGTACGGCCGCCCGTGCGGCCGGGACCTGGGAGGGTTCCGAGCGCGCGGGCGCCTTGGAGGTGCTGAAGGCCGCCGACCAGCTGAACAAGGGCCGCTGGTACGGCGGCTCGGTGCTGCTCGACGCGCTCATGGATGACGCCGACCTCGAAGCCGCCTGGCAGACCGCCGCCGACGGGTACGCGGACCAGCGGCAGTGGCTGGCCCTCGCCGACCGGATCCGTGACCGTCGACCGGCCGACGCGCTGACCGTCTACCTGCGCTGGATCGAGCCACTGCGCAAGCAGACCGGCGACAGCACCTACGAACGCGTGGCGGAACTGCTGCTCAGCGCCCGCGCCTGTCACCGCACGCTCGGTACCGAGGCCGAGTTCGCCACCTATCTGGCCGCCCTGCGCGCCGATCAGAAACGCAAGCGGAAGCTGATGACGACTCTCGACCAGCACGGACTCTGA
- a CDS encoding M6 family metalloprotease domain-containing protein — protein sequence MPRQQTPGGVDRSHMRTAAAALTSLSALAAMSLVAGPAVAAPGAGPCALTRTAAHHSLGLDSWNGAYPKPERTLNAVMVFLSFPDHRTTLTTEQLTGDYFPATSEFFEQASYGRFRLAPHPQKRWTKMPKPSTAYGIQRDWAPADRAAYLRDAVAAADPEVDFARYDVVYFVADPEAPGVDSDATKVVNFDRPISADGTELRRIVTVFEKHPPDRNVLAHETGHVFDLPDLYHRPTDGKGDWDTYVGDWDVMGSQFGMAPDLFAWQKWKLGWLDASQVDCVPSGSSLHTLQPLSEAPPRGGTGGTRLAVVRTGAGSVIAIEARGSAGNDGETCTEGVLVYRVRNEAASGGGPIEVVDAHPDTEACWDRSVYPPLADAPLEVGETFTVPGERITIEVADRTQSGAYTVKITT from the coding sequence GTGCCGCGACAGCAGACACCCGGGGGAGTGGACCGCTCCCACATGCGGACCGCGGCGGCGGCGCTCACCTCCCTCTCGGCGCTCGCCGCCATGTCGCTCGTCGCGGGCCCGGCGGTCGCCGCACCCGGAGCCGGACCCTGTGCGCTGACCCGCACCGCGGCCCACCACTCCCTGGGCCTGGACAGCTGGAACGGTGCCTACCCCAAGCCCGAGCGCACCCTGAACGCGGTCATGGTCTTCCTCTCCTTCCCGGACCACCGCACCACCCTCACCACCGAGCAGCTCACGGGCGACTACTTCCCGGCGACCAGCGAGTTCTTCGAGCAGGCCTCGTACGGCCGGTTCCGGCTGGCGCCGCACCCGCAGAAGCGCTGGACCAAGATGCCGAAGCCGTCCACCGCCTACGGGATACAGCGCGACTGGGCTCCCGCGGACCGGGCCGCCTACCTGCGCGACGCCGTCGCCGCGGCCGACCCCGAAGTGGACTTCGCCCGGTACGACGTCGTGTACTTCGTCGCCGACCCGGAGGCCCCCGGGGTCGACTCGGACGCCACCAAGGTCGTCAACTTCGACCGCCCGATCAGCGCGGACGGCACGGAACTGCGCCGCATCGTGACCGTCTTCGAGAAGCACCCGCCGGACCGCAACGTGCTGGCGCACGAGACCGGGCACGTCTTCGACCTGCCCGACCTCTACCACCGGCCGACGGACGGCAAGGGCGACTGGGACACCTACGTGGGCGACTGGGACGTCATGGGCAGCCAGTTCGGCATGGCCCCGGACCTCTTCGCCTGGCAGAAGTGGAAGCTGGGCTGGCTGGACGCCTCCCAGGTCGACTGCGTGCCCTCGGGCTCCTCCCTGCACACCCTCCAGCCGCTGTCCGAGGCCCCGCCCCGGGGCGGTACGGGCGGCACCCGGCTCGCGGTGGTCCGTACGGGCGCCGGAAGCGTCATCGCGATCGAGGCGCGGGGCTCCGCCGGCAACGACGGGGAGACGTGCACCGAGGGCGTGCTCGTCTACCGCGTCCGCAACGAGGCGGCGTCCGGCGGCGGGCCGATCGAGGTCGTGGACGCGCACCCGGACACCGAGGCGTGCTGGGACCGCTCGGTGTACCCGCCGCTGGCGGACGCGCCCCTGGAGGTGGGGGAGACGTTCACGGTGCCGGGGGAGCGGATCACGATCGAGGTGGCGGACCGCACGCAGTCGGGCGCCTACACGGTGAAGATCACCACGTAG
- a CDS encoding FHA domain-containing protein, whose protein sequence is MPELVLELNGRTWTLDPSRSYSLGRDPQGDVVIDDARVSWRHATIAWNGRGWGIEDHGSTNGTYVRGARVQQAELVPGTPVHLGNATDGPRLNPVAGAAAAAQAPQPAVAQQSPAQAYAQQPQHQQPQQSWEHQAPPQQPQQPQQVPHQQAPQAPQAQPFPQQQGGGGAPGYGDHRSPTTFHQLALGHVIRIGRALENELVVSDLQVSRNHAEFHSMPGGRFEIRDLGSHNGTYVNGQPLAKSGTALLGPNDIVGVGHSTFRIVGDRLEEFVDTGDVSFSARHLTVTVEGGKQILKDVTFGVPEKSLIGVIGPSGSGKSTLLKALTGYRPANEGDVLYDNRNLYKQFAELRQRIGLVPQDDILHKELRVRTALKYAAKLRFPGDTAESERAARIDEVLRELKLDIHKDKKITALSGGQRKRVSVALELLTKPSLIFLDEPTSGLDPGMDRDVMQLLRGLADDGRTVLVVTHSVAELAICDKLLVMAPGGSVAYFGPPDEALNFFGYTTWADVFSAFESYRDYDWAGRWKGSQHYQLYAADIDAVAPQSVQPAVQQTRPPKPQAWGSQLWTLIRRYVSVIASDKGFIGLMLILPAVLGVVSTVIPAKFGLAAPPTGFNTAAGTIVLILAVGMCFSGAANSVRELIKERVIYERERATGLSRSAYLMSKVIVLGVITAVQGVIICGIGFFPRDLPTEGLFMPPAVEVCLSITALGFTSMMFGLVISSLVKTSEKTMPLLVMFAIVQVVFTGVLFQLYDSPGLEQAAWLMPSRWAVAAAGTTLHLTELMAPWDREHPENTDPLWDATVAQWSFDIIVLVLLGIACGFLVARLLRRHEPEVMRK, encoded by the coding sequence GTGCCGGAACTCGTACTGGAATTGAATGGAAGGACCTGGACGCTCGATCCGTCCAGGTCGTACTCGCTGGGGCGCGACCCCCAGGGAGACGTGGTGATCGATGACGCCCGGGTGTCGTGGCGGCACGCCACCATCGCCTGGAACGGGCGGGGTTGGGGGATCGAAGACCACGGCAGCACCAACGGCACGTATGTGCGCGGGGCGAGGGTCCAGCAGGCCGAGCTCGTCCCCGGCACGCCGGTGCACCTCGGCAACGCCACCGACGGGCCGCGGCTGAATCCCGTCGCCGGCGCGGCCGCGGCCGCCCAGGCGCCGCAGCCGGCCGTGGCGCAGCAGTCGCCCGCGCAGGCGTACGCGCAGCAGCCGCAGCACCAGCAGCCGCAGCAGTCCTGGGAGCACCAGGCGCCGCCGCAGCAGCCTCAGCAGCCGCAGCAGGTACCGCACCAGCAGGCACCGCAGGCGCCACAGGCCCAGCCGTTCCCGCAGCAGCAGGGCGGCGGCGGGGCCCCGGGCTACGGCGACCACCGCAGCCCGACGACGTTCCACCAGCTCGCGCTGGGCCACGTCATCCGGATCGGCCGTGCGCTGGAGAACGAGCTGGTGGTCTCCGACCTCCAGGTCTCCCGCAACCACGCCGAGTTCCACTCGATGCCGGGCGGCCGCTTCGAGATCCGCGACCTCGGCAGCCACAACGGCACCTACGTCAACGGTCAGCCGCTGGCGAAGTCCGGCACGGCGCTGCTCGGCCCGAACGACATCGTCGGCGTCGGCCACTCCACCTTCCGGATCGTCGGCGACCGGCTCGAGGAGTTCGTCGACACCGGCGACGTCTCGTTCTCGGCCCGCCACCTCACGGTCACGGTCGAGGGCGGCAAGCAGATCCTCAAGGACGTCACCTTCGGCGTCCCGGAGAAGTCGCTGATCGGCGTCATCGGGCCGTCCGGCTCGGGCAAGTCGACGCTGCTCAAGGCGCTGACCGGCTACCGGCCGGCCAACGAGGGCGACGTCCTCTACGACAACCGCAACCTGTACAAGCAGTTCGCGGAGCTCCGCCAGCGCATCGGCCTGGTCCCGCAGGACGACATCCTGCACAAGGAGCTGCGGGTCCGCACGGCCCTGAAGTACGCGGCCAAGCTCCGCTTCCCGGGCGACACCGCCGAGTCCGAGCGCGCCGCCCGCATCGACGAGGTGCTGCGCGAGCTCAAGCTCGACATCCACAAGGACAAGAAGATCACCGCGCTCTCGGGTGGTCAGCGCAAGCGCGTGTCCGTGGCCCTGGAGCTGCTGACCAAGCCGTCGCTGATCTTCCTGGACGAGCCGACCTCCGGCCTCGACCCGGGCATGGACCGCGACGTCATGCAGCTGCTGCGCGGCCTCGCCGACGACGGCCGCACGGTCCTCGTGGTCACCCACTCCGTCGCCGAGCTGGCCATCTGCGACAAGCTGCTGGTCATGGCGCCGGGCGGCTCGGTCGCGTACTTCGGTCCGCCGGACGAGGCGCTGAACTTCTTCGGCTACACGACCTGGGCCGATGTGTTCTCCGCCTTCGAGAGCTACCGGGACTACGACTGGGCCGGCCGCTGGAAGGGCTCGCAGCACTACCAGCTGTACGCGGCCGACATCGACGCGGTCGCCCCGCAGTCGGTGCAGCCCGCCGTGCAGCAGACCCGGCCGCCGAAGCCGCAAGCCTGGGGCTCCCAGCTCTGGACGCTGATCCGCCGCTACGTGTCGGTCATCGCGTCCGACAAGGGCTTCATCGGGCTGATGCTGATCCTCCCGGCGGTCCTGGGCGTGGTCTCCACGGTCATCCCGGCGAAGTTCGGCCTCGCGGCCCCGCCGACCGGCTTCAACACCGCGGCGGGCACGATCGTGCTGATCCTCGCGGTCGGCATGTGCTTCTCGGGCGCCGCCAACTCCGTCCGCGAGCTGATCAAGGAACGGGTGATCTACGAACGGGAACGCGCGACCGGCCTGTCCCGGTCGGCCTACCTGATGTCGAAGGTGATCGTCCTCGGCGTCATCACGGCCGTCCAGGGCGTGATCATCTGCGGGATCGGCTTCTTCCCGCGCGATCTGCCGACCGAGGGCCTGTTCATGCCCCCGGCCGTGGAGGTCTGCCTGTCGATCACCGCGCTCGGCTTCACGTCGATGATGTTCGGCCTGGTCATCTCCTCGCTGGTGAAGACCTCCGAGAAGACGATGCCGCTGCTGGTCATGTTCGCGATCGTCCAGGTCGTCTTCACGGGCGTCCTCTTCCAGCTCTACGACTCCCCGGGTCTGGAGCAGGCCGCCTGGCTGATGCCGTCCCGCTGGGCCGTCGCCGCCGCCGGCACCACGCTGCACCTCACCGAGCTCATGGCGCCGTGGGACCGGGAGCACCCGGAGAACACCGACCCGCTCTGGGACGCCACGGTCGCCCAGTGGAGCTTCGACATCATCGTCCTGGTCCTGCTCGGCATCGCCTGCGGCTTCCTGGTCGCGCGCCTGCTGCGCCGCCACGAGCCCGAGGTCATGCGCAAGTAG
- a CDS encoding DUF317 domain-containing protein, which yields MGSTTKGRERLIVAGQGDRQSISTGQRRAGDDFTIASHEPLTLRVEFLHGAAHGDSLWTIAAYESPVGERLWHATATPTTPVEIMRVLLDSLSTEDSWGLGAATPIEEKDLAHASRPLEDAGWPLKCGARLIDWTAPTNDGAGLRFDTHVKQGNLLPAWTIWGGNTVDSPTWAIHLSTHAPTSLIQDVAFELAHGSSRRPLPLRTSAARSAKKPGVVPPAPAGHRPAFRR from the coding sequence ATGGGCAGCACGACGAAAGGGCGGGAAAGGCTGATCGTTGCAGGCCAGGGGGATCGACAGTCGATTTCCACAGGTCAGCGGCGTGCGGGTGACGACTTCACCATCGCCAGCCACGAACCTCTCACCCTGCGCGTCGAGTTCCTTCACGGCGCAGCCCACGGCGACAGCCTTTGGACGATCGCGGCCTACGAGTCACCCGTCGGCGAACGCCTCTGGCACGCCACCGCCACCCCCACTACGCCGGTCGAGATCATGCGGGTCCTCCTCGACAGCCTCAGCACCGAAGACTCCTGGGGCCTGGGCGCCGCCACCCCAATCGAGGAGAAGGACCTCGCCCACGCATCCCGCCCTCTGGAAGACGCGGGCTGGCCCCTGAAGTGCGGGGCCCGGCTGATCGACTGGACCGCGCCCACGAACGACGGGGCAGGCCTCCGCTTCGACACCCACGTCAAGCAGGGCAACCTCCTGCCGGCCTGGACCATCTGGGGCGGGAATACAGTCGACAGTCCTACATGGGCCATCCACCTCTCCACCCACGCCCCCACGTCCCTGATCCAGGACGTCGCCTTCGAACTCGCTCACGGCTCCAGCCGCCGGCCGCTTCCCCTCCGCACCAGCGCCGCCCGCTCGGCCAAGAAGCCGGGCGTCGTACCGCCTGCACCTGCTGGACACCGGCCGGCCTTCCGACGCTGA